The genomic DNA CACACCAACTCAAGGGACGAAGCCTTGGCTCTGCCCAGCGAGGAATCGGTCCAGATTGCCCTTCGCACGCAGCAGATCATCGCCTACGAAAGCGGCGTCGCCGACACTGTCGACCCGCTTGCCGGGTCCTACTACGTAGAGTCACTCACTAACCAGATCGAACGGGCAGCGGCTGACTACATCCGCCGCATCGATGAGATGGGTGGGGCGATCGCCGCGATCGAGCGGGGCTTCATCCAAAAGGAAATCGAGGATTCTGCCTACAAGTACCAGCGCGCCCTCGAGTCGGGTGAGCAGACCGTGGTCGGGCTCAACAAGTTCCAAATCAAGGAGGCCCCTCCGAAAGGCCTGCTGAAAGTGGACCCGGCAGTCGGAGAACTCCAGAGGAAGAAACTCGCCCACCTCCGGGCGAGCCGGGACGCAGACGCAGTCTCCAGGTCCCTCGACGCGCTCAAGCGGGCAGCGGAAGGTGACACGAACCTAATTCCCTTCATCCTCGACGCAGTGAAAGCCTACGCCACTCTGGGTGAGATCTGCGATACGCTGCGCGGGGTCTTCGGGGAGTACAAACCATCGGGGAGCCTGTAGGAAGGGAGAGCAGGACGGATCATGGAAAGGAAGATCAGGGTTCTCGTGGCCAAACCCGGCCTCGACGGGCATGACCGTGGGGCCAAGGTAGTCGCGAGGGCGCTTCGAGACGCTGGGATGGAGGTCATCTACACCGGGCTGAGGCAGACCCCGGAGCAGATAGTGGCG from Bacillota bacterium includes the following:
- a CDS encoding methylmalonyl-CoA mutase family protein; its protein translation is HTNSRDEALALPSEESVQIALRTQQIIAYESGVADTVDPLAGSYYVESLTNQIERAAADYIRRIDEMGGAIAAIERGFIQKEIEDSAYKYQRALESGEQTVVGLNKFQIKEAPPKGLLKVDPAVGELQRKKLAHLRASRDADAVSRSLDALKRAAEGDTNLIPFILDAVKAYATLGEICDTLRGVFGEYKPSGSL